Part of the Maridesulfovibrio sp. genome, GCCACCACAATGATTATTGCCAGCACAAGGGTCGCTTCAGCAGCGGCCAGTCCCATAACAAAAAGTGCGGCTATCTGCCCCACTGAGCTTCCGGCCTCGGTAAGCTGGGAAGCGGAAACAATGGACAGCCCTGCGCCGTTTAGCATCAGCTCCACGGAAATGAGCATGCCCACCAGCGATTTACGCCAGACAATGCCATATAGTCCGATAGCCAGCAGCAGGAGT contains:
- the nuoK gene encoding NADH-quinone oxidoreductase subunit NuoK, which produces MSPLLMYQLVALLLLAIGLYGIVWRKSLVGMLISVELMLNGAGLSIVSASQLTEAGSSVGQIAALFVMGLAAAEATLVLAIIIVVAKRFKSVETDAITKLKG